A region of Actinobacillus porcitonsillarum DNA encodes the following proteins:
- the rlmKL gene encoding bifunctional 23S rRNA (guanine(2069)-N(7))-methyltransferase RlmK/23S rRNA (guanine(2445)-N(2))-methyltransferase RlmL, whose product MTIQTTYFATAARGFEEMLKTELEQICNASCKVAQGGVHFTTTQKGAYQALLHSRLASRILLPLITTKIFSDSDLYAAIISYNWANLFDPRDTFYIDFNGTNREIRNTQFGAMRVKDGIVDYFERKGFARPTVDKISPDIRIHVYLDRDDLVVSLDLSGDALHLRGYREETGKAPLRETLAAAIILRSGWQKGTPLVDPMCGSGTLLIEAAQMQLNIPPQLNRKYWGFNAWKGHDIQLWNEVLDEAKQLQENTEITPLVQFYGFDLDHRVLAKAKQNAKNAGVAHLIQWQQSDVSALHNPCPTQTGTVVCNPPYGERLGTTPALIALYSVFGQHLKQQFAGWNASIFSAEPELLNCLRLRSSRQFKAKNGPLECLQKNYHISERQHEQQDELKFEQNAQVAPDFANRLTKNIKKIEKWAKQQGIDAYRLYDADLPEYNLAVDRYADHIVVQEYAAPKNIDENKARQRLLDAVSATLYVTGVETNKLVLKVRQKQKGTNQYEKLANKGEYFYVNEYGAKLWVNLTDYLDTGLFLDHRLTRKMVGEMAKGKTFLNLFAYTGSATVHAALNGAKSTTTVDMSNTYLNWAEQNLILNDLPLKNHRLFQADCLQWLADCRERFELIFVDPPTFSNSKRMEDSWDVQRDHIKLMKQLKRILTNEGTIVFSNNKRGFKMDFDGLAELGLQAENISAKTLPLDFERNPHIHNCWIIKHIK is encoded by the coding sequence ATGACAATTCAAACTACTTATTTTGCAACCGCTGCACGCGGTTTTGAAGAGATGCTCAAAACAGAATTGGAACAAATTTGCAACGCAAGCTGCAAAGTTGCCCAAGGTGGCGTGCATTTCACGACAACACAAAAAGGAGCTTACCAAGCGCTTTTACATAGCCGTTTGGCATCACGTATTTTACTCCCGCTTATCACAACCAAAATTTTTAGTGATAGCGATCTCTATGCGGCAATAATCAGCTATAACTGGGCAAACTTATTTGATCCTCGGGATACATTTTACATTGATTTTAATGGCACCAACCGAGAAATCCGCAACACGCAATTCGGTGCGATGCGTGTGAAAGACGGGATCGTAGATTATTTTGAACGAAAAGGTTTTGCTCGTCCAACCGTTGATAAAATCAGCCCGGATATTCGTATTCACGTTTATTTAGATCGTGATGATTTAGTCGTCTCTCTTGATTTAAGTGGCGATGCATTACATCTTCGTGGCTATCGTGAAGAAACAGGGAAAGCGCCATTACGTGAAACCCTTGCCGCTGCGATTATTTTGCGTTCAGGTTGGCAAAAAGGTACGCCGTTAGTTGATCCGATGTGTGGTTCAGGCACGCTTTTAATTGAAGCCGCACAAATGCAGTTAAACATTCCACCACAATTAAACCGTAAATATTGGGGCTTTAATGCGTGGAAGGGACACGATATCCAACTTTGGAATGAAGTACTCGATGAAGCCAAACAATTGCAAGAAAACACCGAAATTACACCGCTTGTTCAATTTTACGGCTTCGATTTAGATCATCGCGTTTTAGCAAAAGCTAAACAAAATGCCAAAAATGCAGGTGTTGCACATCTCATCCAATGGCAACAAAGCGATGTTTCGGCGCTGCACAATCCTTGCCCGACTCAAACTGGTACAGTGGTGTGTAATCCTCCTTACGGAGAACGTTTAGGCACAACGCCGGCTTTGATTGCACTCTACTCTGTTTTTGGGCAACATTTAAAACAACAATTTGCCGGTTGGAATGCCTCTATTTTCAGTGCTGAACCGGAATTACTCAACTGCTTGCGTTTGCGCTCGTCTCGTCAATTTAAAGCGAAAAACGGACCGCTTGAATGTTTACAAAAAAACTATCACATTAGCGAACGCCAACACGAGCAACAAGATGAGCTTAAATTCGAACAAAATGCGCAAGTTGCTCCCGATTTTGCTAACCGTTTAACAAAAAACATCAAGAAAATTGAAAAATGGGCAAAACAGCAAGGTATTGATGCTTATCGCCTCTATGATGCGGATCTGCCTGAATATAATCTTGCGGTTGATCGCTATGCTGATCATATTGTGGTACAAGAGTATGCCGCACCAAAAAACATTGATGAAAATAAAGCTCGCCAACGTTTATTAGATGCGGTTTCAGCAACGCTTTATGTGACAGGTGTTGAAACCAATAAACTTGTGCTTAAAGTTCGCCAAAAACAAAAAGGTACGAACCAATACGAGAAATTGGCGAATAAAGGCGAGTATTTTTATGTCAATGAGTATGGCGCAAAATTATGGGTAAACTTAACAGATTACCTTGATACCGGCTTATTTTTAGATCATCGCCTAACCCGTAAAATGGTTGGCGAAATGGCAAAAGGCAAAACCTTCTTAAATCTTTTTGCTTATACCGGCTCTGCAACCGTGCACGCCGCATTGAATGGCGCAAAATCAACCACAACGGTGGATATGTCCAATACTTATTTGAATTGGGCAGAACAAAATCTGATTTTAAACGATTTACCGCTAAAAAATCACCGCTTGTTCCAAGCCGACTGCTTACAATGGCTAGCAGATTGTCGTGAGCGTTTTGAATTGATCTTTGTCGATCCACCAACTTTCTCTAATTCTAAACGTATGGAAGATAGTTGGGACGTTCAACGTGACCATATCAAATTGATGAAACAGCTCAAACGTATTCTGACCAATGAAGGGACGATTGTGTTTTCAAACAATAAACGTGGTTTCAAAATGGACTTTGACGGGTTAGCAGAACTGGGTTTACAAGCCGAAAACATTTCAGCAAAAACCCTACCACTAGACTTTGAACGCAATCCGCATATTCATAATTGTTGGATTATTAAACATATTAAGTAA
- a CDS encoding response regulator: MSEAYKILLIDDHPLMRQGMRQILELETDFVVVGEASNGSDGVALALELNPDLIILDLNMKGISGLDTLRALRAKEVDARIVVLTVSDEQSDIVALMDAGVDGYLLKDSDTAELVENIQKAARGETVLSDAVRKHLLEHRPQADPLATLTDRERDVLQWIATGMSNKQIAGQLFISEETVKVHIRNLLRKLNVHSRVAATVLYLAQQKG; the protein is encoded by the coding sequence ATGAGCGAGGCTTATAAAATTCTGTTAATTGACGATCATCCTTTAATGCGACAAGGTATGCGTCAAATCCTCGAACTCGAAACGGATTTTGTTGTTGTAGGTGAAGCCAGTAATGGTTCAGATGGTGTCGCATTAGCCTTAGAATTAAACCCGGATTTAATTATTTTAGATCTCAATATGAAAGGGATCTCAGGGTTAGATACATTACGGGCATTACGAGCTAAGGAAGTTGATGCTCGCATTGTGGTATTAACGGTGTCTGATGAACAATCGGATATTGTGGCATTAATGGATGCCGGTGTTGATGGCTATTTATTAAAAGATAGTGATACAGCAGAATTAGTTGAGAATATTCAAAAAGCAGCCCGTGGGGAAACGGTTTTAAGTGATGCTGTGCGTAAGCATTTATTAGAACATCGCCCTCAAGCAGATCCTTTAGCAACATTGACCGATCGTGAGAGAGATGTACTTCAATGGATTGCCACCGGCATGTCAAATAAACAAATTGCCGGTCAGTTATTTATTTCGGAAGAAACGGTAAAAGTTCACATCCGTAATTTGCTGCGTAAATTAAATGTTCATTCTCGTGTGGCGGCCACAGTACTTTACTTAGCGCAACAAAAGGGCTAA
- a CDS encoding 2-hydroxyacid dehydrogenase — protein MLTIVFLDRTGIPATHEIPRPNFAHQWIEYDRTSADQTYERAKEADIIITSKVLLTRELLAKLPKLKLIAITATGTNNVDMVAAQELGIVVKNVTGYSSVTVPEHVMGMIYALKHSLMSYHRDQIMTDRWATCGQFCYVDYPVTDIRGSTLAIFGKGNTGSEVARLAQAVGMRVIFAEHKNAQVIREGYVPFEEAFKQADIVSLHCPLTEQTQHLINAETLALMKPTAYLINTGRGPLVDERALLEALENRQIAGAALDVLAKEPPELDDPLMLAAKRLPNLLITPHVAWASDSAVTTLVNKVTENMETFVATGK, from the coding sequence ATGCTTACCATTGTTTTTCTTGATCGAACAGGTATTCCGGCTACACACGAAATTCCACGTCCAAATTTTGCTCATCAATGGATTGAATATGATCGCACATCGGCAGATCAGACGTATGAACGAGCGAAAGAGGCAGACATTATTATCACAAGTAAGGTGTTATTAACGCGAGAATTATTAGCAAAATTACCTAAATTAAAGCTGATTGCGATCACGGCAACAGGAACCAATAATGTGGATATGGTGGCAGCACAAGAGTTAGGCATTGTTGTCAAAAATGTGACAGGCTACTCGAGCGTTACTGTACCTGAACATGTGATGGGTATGATTTACGCACTGAAGCATAGTTTGATGAGCTATCATCGAGATCAAATTATGACGGATCGTTGGGCAACTTGTGGGCAGTTCTGCTATGTAGATTATCCAGTTACGGATATTCGAGGTTCTACATTAGCCATCTTTGGTAAAGGAAATACGGGATCTGAAGTCGCTCGCTTAGCGCAAGCGGTCGGAATGCGTGTTATTTTTGCAGAACATAAAAATGCTCAGGTTATCCGTGAAGGTTATGTACCTTTTGAAGAAGCATTTAAGCAAGCCGATATTGTCTCGTTACATTGCCCTTTAACAGAGCAAACGCAACATTTGATCAATGCAGAAACATTGGCTTTGATGAAACCGACGGCTTATCTTATCAATACAGGGCGAGGTCCACTTGTCGATGAAAGGGCATTACTAGAAGCTCTAGAAAATCGCCAAATTGCAGGGGCAGCGCTTGATGTTTTAGCAAAAGAACCGCCAGAACTGGATGATCCACTTATGCTAGCGGCAAAACGTCTTCCAAATTTACTGATTACACCTCATGTTGCATGGGCGAGTGATTCTGCGGTAACAACTTTAGTTAATAAAGTGACTGAAAATATGGAAACCTTTGTGGCAACAGGAAAATAA
- the parE gene encoding DNA topoisomerase IV subunit B, giving the protein MSDKRYGADEITVLKDLEPVQLRPGMYTDTTRPNHLGQEVIDNSVDEALSGYATQIDVILHKDNSLEVIDNGRGMPVDIHSTEKMSGVELILTKLHAGGKFSNKNYTFSGGLHGVGISVVNALSERVEITIKRNGEIYTIAFANGVKVEDLTVVGSCPKRQTGTTVRFYPNPKYFDSPKFSVSRLRHLLKAKAVLCPKLTINFTDKINDTQESWYYEDGLSDYLSEALKEYECLPNPPFIGDVASETEAVSWALTWLPEGGELLAESYVNLIPTAQGGTHVNGLRNGLLKAMTEFCEIHNLLPKGIKLTADDVWNRCAYVLSLKIQEPQFAGQTKERLSSRQASSYVDSTIKDAFSLWLNQNVQIGKTLAELAISSAQSRLRAAKKVVRKKLVSGPALPGKLADCTSQDLSRTELFLVEGDSAGGSAKQARDKEYQAILPLRGKILNTWEVSSDQVLASQEVHDIAIAMGIDPDNDNLDELRYGKVCILADADSDGLHIATLLCALFLRHFPNLVKNGHVYVAMPPLYRIDIGKDEVHYALDEDEKEAILARLAKKKGKPNVQRFKGLGEMNPGQLRETTMDPSTRRLVQLTFEEREEDEQESHTFELMDMLLAKKRSEDRKQWLQNRGNEAELSV; this is encoded by the coding sequence ATGTCTGATAAACGCTACGGTGCTGATGAAATTACCGTTTTAAAAGATCTTGAGCCTGTTCAACTTCGTCCGGGAATGTACACGGATACAACCCGCCCAAACCATTTAGGGCAAGAGGTTATTGATAACAGTGTAGATGAAGCGTTATCAGGCTACGCAACACAAATTGATGTTATTTTACATAAAGACAACTCTTTAGAAGTGATTGATAACGGGCGAGGAATGCCGGTTGATATTCACTCGACAGAAAAGATGTCCGGTGTAGAGCTCATCTTAACAAAACTACACGCAGGCGGTAAATTTTCCAATAAAAATTACACTTTTTCAGGCGGTTTGCACGGGGTTGGGATCTCGGTGGTGAATGCCCTTTCTGAACGTGTCGAAATTACGATTAAGCGCAATGGCGAAATTTATACCATTGCTTTTGCTAATGGCGTAAAAGTTGAAGATTTAACCGTAGTCGGGAGTTGCCCGAAGCGTCAAACCGGGACAACGGTACGTTTCTATCCTAATCCTAAGTACTTCGATAGCCCTAAATTCTCAGTAAGCCGTTTACGTCATTTGCTCAAAGCAAAAGCGGTTCTCTGCCCGAAATTAACCATTAACTTCACAGATAAAATCAACGATACGCAAGAAAGTTGGTACTACGAAGACGGTTTGTCTGATTATTTGAGTGAAGCACTCAAAGAGTATGAATGTTTACCAAACCCTCCTTTTATTGGCGATGTGGCTTCTGAAACCGAAGCAGTAAGTTGGGCATTAACGTGGCTACCGGAAGGGGGAGAATTGTTGGCGGAAAGTTATGTAAACCTAATTCCAACGGCTCAAGGGGGAACACACGTAAACGGTTTGCGTAATGGTTTATTAAAGGCAATGACCGAATTCTGTGAAATTCATAACCTATTACCAAAAGGGATTAAATTAACCGCAGATGATGTCTGGAACCGTTGTGCTTATGTGCTATCGCTTAAAATTCAAGAGCCACAATTTGCAGGGCAAACGAAAGAGCGCCTCTCTTCTCGTCAGGCTTCCAGCTATGTTGATAGCACGATTAAAGACGCCTTTAGCCTTTGGTTAAATCAAAATGTACAAATCGGTAAGACTTTAGCAGAATTGGCAATTAGCTCCGCACAAAGCCGTTTACGTGCAGCCAAAAAAGTGGTGCGTAAAAAATTAGTGAGCGGACCGGCACTTCCGGGGAAATTAGCGGATTGTACTTCACAAGATTTGAGCCGTACCGAGTTATTTTTAGTTGAAGGAGATTCTGCAGGCGGTTCAGCCAAACAAGCTCGTGATAAAGAATATCAAGCCATCTTGCCGCTACGTGGGAAGATTTTAAATACTTGGGAAGTTTCTTCGGATCAAGTCTTAGCTTCTCAAGAGGTTCACGATATTGCTATTGCAATGGGGATCGATCCGGATAACGATAATTTAGATGAGTTGCGTTATGGTAAAGTCTGTATTTTGGCGGATGCCGACTCAGACGGTTTACACATTGCAACGTTATTGTGCGCTTTATTCTTACGCCATTTCCCAAATTTGGTTAAAAATGGACACGTTTATGTGGCAATGCCACCGCTTTACCGTATTGATATTGGCAAAGATGAAGTACATTACGCCCTTGATGAAGATGAGAAAGAAGCAATTCTCGCTCGTTTAGCCAAGAAAAAAGGCAAGCCAAATGTACAACGCTTTAAAGGTTTGGGTGAAATGAACCCGGGCCAGCTTCGTGAAACGACAATGGATCCAAGCACTCGCCGCCTAGTGCAACTCACTTTTGAAGAACGAGAAGAAGATGAGCAAGAAAGCCATACCTTCGAGTTGATGGATATGCTCTTAGCGAAAAAACGTTCGGAAGATCGTAAACAGTGGCTACAAAATCGTGGTAATGAAGCTGAACTCAGTGTGTAA
- a CDS encoding YfhL family 4Fe-4S dicluster ferredoxin, which translates to MALLITQKCTNCDMCLPECPNEAISVGDEIYVIDPILCTECVGHYDTPTCQKVCPISNCIISDPQHVESQEELWEKFVLIHHSDKL; encoded by the coding sequence ATGGCACTACTCATTACACAAAAATGCACAAATTGCGATATGTGCTTACCGGAATGTCCAAATGAGGCAATTTCTGTGGGCGATGAAATTTATGTCATCGATCCCATTTTGTGTACCGAATGTGTAGGACATTATGATACGCCGACTTGTCAAAAAGTTTGCCCGATTAGCAACTGTATTATTTCTGACCCTCAGCACGTTGAGAGCCAAGAAGAACTTTGGGAAAAATTTGTGCTGATTCATCATTCAGATAAATTATAA